In the genome of Deinococcus deserti VCD115, one region contains:
- a CDS encoding SDR family oxidoreductase, producing the protein MTQTSSGRSAFITGASKGIGLAVARALVREGYAVTITSRHQDEVEAAAGGLVNEQEGAQARGVACDVRDAASLQQAVDDHVQAFGGLDVLFVNAGVGHFANVAELSIEDWDTMIETNLSGAFYTVKAGIEALSKRGGYIFTLSSLAGKNPFPGGGAYNASKFGLNGLSEVLNLDLRDRGIKVTQIMPGSVSTYFGGHTPSEADAWKIQPEDIAQLTVDLLNMPERTLPSRIEVRPSRPPRK; encoded by the coding sequence ATGACGCAGACATCATCTGGCAGAAGTGCATTTATTACCGGCGCAAGCAAAGGCATTGGTCTGGCGGTGGCGCGGGCGCTGGTCCGGGAGGGCTACGCCGTGACCATCACCAGCCGTCACCAGGATGAGGTAGAAGCAGCGGCCGGCGGGCTTGTCAATGAACAGGAAGGCGCTCAGGCGCGTGGGGTAGCCTGCGACGTGCGTGACGCCGCGTCCCTCCAGCAGGCAGTGGACGATCATGTGCAGGCTTTCGGTGGTCTGGACGTGCTGTTTGTCAATGCGGGCGTGGGCCACTTCGCGAACGTGGCCGAGCTGAGCATTGAGGACTGGGACACCATGATTGAAACCAACCTGAGTGGTGCTTTCTACACTGTCAAGGCGGGGATCGAGGCTCTGTCCAAGCGGGGCGGATATATCTTTACGCTTTCCAGCCTGGCCGGCAAGAATCCGTTTCCCGGAGGCGGTGCCTACAATGCCAGCAAATTTGGCCTGAACGGCCTGTCGGAAGTGCTGAACCTGGACCTGCGTGACCGCGGCATCAAGGTGACGCAGATTATGCCAGGGAGTGTGTCAACGTATTTCGGTGGTCATACGCCCAGCGAGGCCGATGCCTGGAAAATCCAGCCAGAAGACATTGCGCAGCTCACGGTAGACCTGCTGAATATGCCTGAGCGGACCCTCCCCAGCCGGATTGAGGTTCGCCCCAGCCGACCGCCCCGAAAATAG
- a CDS encoding NUDIX hydrolase: MASSDPLDDALADPWALWLGERARQALHLPDFRRAAVLVGLTREADPRVLLTVRSTDLPTHKGQISFPGGSLESGEGPVQGALREAWEEVGLDPDRVQVLGELDDVFTPVGFHVTPVLARIDPQPSLTKSGEVAQVLMPSLAALRAAPYTKEWRSLPDGTQVPVYHYPWQGHNIWGMTARVLHDLVTQGPVSLTT, translated from the coding sequence ATGGCCAGCAGTGATCCGCTGGACGACGCGCTGGCCGATCCCTGGGCCTTGTGGCTGGGCGAGCGTGCGCGGCAGGCCCTGCATCTTCCGGACTTCCGCCGCGCTGCGGTTCTGGTTGGTCTGACCCGTGAAGCTGATCCGCGTGTGCTGCTGACCGTGCGGTCGACTGATCTGCCGACCCACAAAGGTCAGATCAGCTTTCCCGGGGGCAGTCTGGAGTCGGGTGAAGGGCCCGTCCAGGGAGCCCTGCGCGAAGCCTGGGAGGAAGTAGGCCTGGACCCGGATCGCGTACAGGTGCTGGGAGAGCTTGATGACGTCTTTACGCCGGTGGGTTTCCATGTGACACCGGTTCTGGCACGTATTGATCCGCAGCCGTCGCTCACCAAGTCCGGCGAGGTGGCGCAGGTGCTGATGCCCAGTCTGGCTGCCTTGCGTGCCGCGCCCTATACCAAAGAGTGGCGGTCGCTGCCAGATGGCACACAGGTTCCGGTCTACCACTACCCCTGGCAGGGCCATAACATCTGGGGCATGACAGCGCGGGTGCTCCACGACCTGGTGACCCAGGGCCCGGTCTCCCTGACAACATAA
- a CDS encoding ABC transporter permease yields MTVPARPTSSMALAWTLARAHLRRRRTQNVLTILGIAVGVMALIAALSLTNGFTAALVDATLRASPHLSMSAFTPSGRDAELERAMRDDGRVQAFTPFLADKGLLTTPASPGRRAGVDFATLFGVPSTGARVLRLPAPGNVLLATLKDGEVLLGSALARNVSAFTGDEVRLLGSTQRRTVLKVKGVFTTGNYLIDSAYAFTNLKTLQELQKTRNITGYQVRLHDPQQAVALGDDLSRARAYAPLPWQSLYGTLLEQLALQKKVIGFVVFLIVIVAAFGIANVLTLVVFEKTQEIAILRAIGATRGLITQLFLLEGLALGVGGLLVGNLLGLGITTYFTVRPFQLPGDLYFITSLPVEVRWSDLVAVNAVGLVTTLLAALIPARRAANIEPARIIR; encoded by the coding sequence ATGACGGTACCCGCGCGCCCCACCTCTTCCATGGCTCTGGCATGGACCCTGGCCCGGGCCCATCTGCGCCGTCGGCGCACCCAGAATGTCCTGACTATCCTGGGGATTGCTGTCGGAGTTATGGCGCTGATCGCCGCGCTTAGCCTGACCAACGGTTTCACGGCGGCTCTGGTCGACGCGACGTTGCGTGCCAGCCCACATCTCAGCATGAGTGCGTTTACCCCGAGCGGGCGGGACGCTGAACTCGAAAGGGCCATGCGGGATGATGGGCGCGTACAGGCATTTACCCCGTTTCTGGCTGACAAAGGTTTGCTGACAACGCCTGCGAGCCCGGGTCGCCGTGCAGGCGTGGACTTTGCCACTCTGTTTGGCGTTCCTTCGACCGGCGCCCGGGTTCTTCGTCTGCCGGCGCCGGGAAACGTTCTGTTGGCCACACTGAAAGACGGGGAGGTTCTGCTGGGCAGTGCGCTTGCCCGGAATGTCAGTGCCTTTACCGGTGATGAGGTGCGGCTGCTGGGCAGCACTCAACGCCGGACGGTGCTGAAGGTCAAAGGCGTATTCACCACCGGCAACTACCTGATTGACAGCGCCTATGCCTTTACCAATCTGAAAACCTTGCAGGAGCTGCAGAAAACCCGGAATATCACCGGTTATCAGGTACGGCTACACGATCCACAGCAGGCTGTGGCTCTGGGCGACGATCTGTCCCGGGCCCGGGCCTATGCTCCGCTGCCCTGGCAGAGTCTGTACGGGACGCTTCTGGAACAGCTGGCGCTTCAGAAAAAGGTCATTGGCTTCGTGGTGTTTCTGATCGTCATTGTCGCCGCCTTCGGCATTGCCAATGTTCTGACTCTGGTGGTATTCGAGAAGACCCAGGAAATCGCCATTCTGCGTGCTATTGGTGCTACCCGGGGACTCATCACGCAACTTTTCCTGCTGGAGGGTCTGGCTTTGGGAGTCGGTGGACTCTTGGTTGGCAATCTGCTCGGGCTGGGGATCACCACCTATTTCACTGTGAGGCCCTTTCAGTTGCCGGGAGATCTTTACTTCATCACCTCGCTTCCGGTGGAAGTGCGGTGGAGCGACCTGGTAGCAGTCAACGCTGTAGGACTTGTGACGACCCTGCTGGCTGCGCTGATTCCCGCCCGCCGGGCTGCAAACATCGAGCCGGCACGGATTATCCGTTGA
- the smpB gene encoding SsrA-binding protein SmpB — protein sequence MPRVYTNRRAHYEYELLERFEAGISLTGSEVKSIRAGGVDFRDAFARLHGGNVDLEGLYIPAYKEATYNNHEPRRTRRLLLNRMEILKLKKGLEQKGLTLVPTRLYQKGQYFKVELALARGKKLHDKRRADAEKTVRRELREL from the coding sequence ATGCCGCGCGTGTACACGAACCGCCGCGCTCATTACGAGTACGAGTTGTTGGAGCGCTTCGAGGCGGGCATCAGCCTGACAGGCAGCGAGGTCAAGAGCATTCGTGCGGGTGGCGTGGATTTTCGCGACGCCTTCGCCCGGCTTCATGGTGGCAATGTCGACCTCGAAGGCCTTTACATACCGGCGTACAAGGAAGCAACCTACAACAACCACGAGCCCCGGCGCACCCGGCGCCTGCTTCTGAACCGCATGGAAATCCTGAAACTTAAAAAAGGCTTGGAGCAGAAGGGCCTGACCCTGGTGCCAACCCGGCTTTACCAGAAAGGTCAGTACTTCAAGGTGGAGCTCGCTCTGGCCCGCGGCAAGAAGCTGCATGACAAGCGCCGCGCAGACGCCGAAAAAACGGTGCGGCGCGAGCTGAGGGAGCTGTGA
- a CDS encoding 3D domain-containing protein: MTRILNWLQALVLSLTGLAAATPALPNTSLATNAVRDALSAAAPAPVVSQQAASNAAQKRAEAVAQATRSTSAAVTETPIAAARSTGRTAIVRATAYNSLPNQTDSTPFITATGTRVRPGVVALSRDLLRQFPYGSRITIEDLSGRYNFKGRVFVVEDTMAARKRNSLDIWMGTRTEAINFGARQLRITAVR; the protein is encoded by the coding sequence ATGACCCGAATTCTCAACTGGCTGCAAGCGCTTGTGCTGAGCCTGACTGGCCTCGCTGCTGCAACCCCCGCCCTTCCCAATACCAGTCTGGCGACCAATGCCGTGCGTGATGCACTGAGTGCCGCCGCACCTGCTCCGGTAGTTTCCCAGCAGGCTGCCTCCAATGCCGCTCAGAAACGTGCCGAAGCTGTTGCTCAGGCCACCCGTTCCACTTCTGCGGCGGTCACCGAGACTCCAATTGCTGCGGCGCGCAGCACCGGCCGCACTGCTATTGTTCGGGCCACCGCCTACAACAGCCTGCCGAATCAGACCGACAGCACTCCGTTCATTACTGCCACGGGCACCCGCGTGCGTCCTGGAGTCGTGGCCCTCAGCCGTGACCTGTTACGCCAGTTTCCCTACGGCAGCAGGATCACGATCGAAGACCTGAGTGGCCGCTATAACTTCAAAGGACGTGTCTTTGTTGTCGAAGACACCATGGCCGCCCGCAAAAGAAACAGCCTGGATATCTGGATGGGTACCCGCACTGAGGCCATCAACTTCGGCGCGCGCCAGCTTCGTATCACCGCAGTACGCTGA
- a CDS encoding N-acetylmuramoyl-L-alanine amidase yields MALWPLLPAAVLGIGLLGAGLAEAQIALSKLTLAGKQVQSVNLYGAEYASQETLSALLNVSRDGALLRVTGLGHTLLLPIDEDQQRATTDFNTVQLDTRRVRARTATLINGNVYLPLDTLARGLGATYETGKFRVAAPTLQGVSSRAGKDADRLVLDLSRDVEVIDEQRGAKVVVTLRGLKGEPRKYTTRGAFVPRAEVTREKDNLVLSFPLTAASGVRVFKVVRPGSVRVVVDAGPGIERTSPVLLQHVTRPLIVIDPMRVEGVGRDVTLEVARRAAELLSGAGWQVRVTRDSASAMNLGTKLQLARQSDVFLALDLGRLPGAKRSGVTVYEQSGESSAQIVNAIRAGNAPPYGALVAGNSGGTRKLGELLRGELKGGGVMAKQDTTSRVLTLREAPQAALLMELGWASSAEDLARLAVDRRLQAMANALARSVATYLTARANNNASLGAQGVER; encoded by the coding sequence ATGGCACTGTGGCCGTTGTTGCCGGCGGCTGTACTGGGGATTGGCCTGCTGGGTGCTGGCCTTGCTGAAGCCCAGATTGCCCTGAGCAAACTGACACTGGCAGGCAAGCAGGTGCAGAGTGTCAACCTGTACGGTGCTGAATACGCCAGCCAGGAAACCCTCAGCGCTCTGCTGAATGTGTCGCGGGACGGCGCCCTGTTGCGCGTGACCGGGCTGGGGCATACCCTGCTGCTGCCCATTGACGAGGACCAGCAGCGCGCCACAACCGACTTCAATACGGTGCAGCTCGATACCCGTCGCGTTCGGGCCCGGACGGCCACCCTGATCAATGGCAACGTCTACCTCCCCCTCGATACCCTTGCGCGCGGCTTGGGCGCCACCTACGAAACCGGGAAATTCCGTGTGGCTGCCCCGACCCTTCAGGGAGTCAGCAGCCGGGCGGGCAAGGACGCGGACCGTCTGGTGTTGGATTTGAGCCGCGACGTGGAAGTGATAGATGAGCAGCGCGGGGCCAAAGTGGTGGTAACCCTGCGGGGGCTGAAGGGTGAGCCGCGCAAATACACCACCCGGGGCGCATTCGTGCCCCGCGCTGAGGTGACCCGCGAGAAGGACAATCTGGTCCTGAGCTTTCCCCTGACTGCCGCAAGTGGCGTGCGGGTGTTCAAGGTGGTGCGTCCGGGCAGCGTGCGGGTCGTGGTTGATGCCGGACCGGGCATCGAGCGCACCAGTCCTGTTCTGCTGCAGCACGTGACCCGTCCGCTGATTGTCATTGATCCCATGCGGGTGGAAGGTGTGGGCCGCGACGTGACGCTGGAGGTTGCCCGCCGGGCCGCTGAACTGCTGAGCGGCGCCGGGTGGCAGGTGCGTGTGACGCGTGACTCGGCTAGCGCCATGAATCTGGGCACCAAGCTGCAACTGGCACGTCAGAGCGACGTCTTCCTTGCACTGGATCTGGGCCGACTGCCGGGTGCCAAGCGCAGTGGAGTCACGGTCTATGAGCAGTCCGGTGAGTCCAGCGCGCAGATTGTCAATGCCATTCGCGCCGGCAATGCGCCCCCTTACGGAGCCCTCGTGGCCGGCAACTCAGGCGGAACCCGCAAGCTGGGCGAACTGTTGCGGGGTGAGCTGAAGGGCGGTGGGGTAATGGCCAAGCAGGACACCACCTCACGCGTCCTGACCCTGCGCGAGGCACCGCAGGCGGCGCTGCTGATGGAGCTCGGCTGGGCCAGCAGTGCTGAGGACCTGGCCAGGCTGGCAGTCGACCGGCGCCTGCAGGCCATGGCTAACGCCCTGGCACGGTCCGTTGCCACCTACCTGACGGCCCGGGCCAACAACAACGCCAGTCTTGGCGCCCAGGGGGTGGAGCGGTGA
- a CDS encoding MazG family protein — protein MHELLNVMRRLRAPDGCPWDREQTHESLRPYLLEEAAEAVDAISSGKLEELPGELGDVLLQVAFHSVVAQEAGTFTYDDVESAIVAKLIRRHPHVFGDTVVSGSDQVVSNWQAIKAAEQEGKPRRAAERVPAALGALAREAQAQKLARVQGDRQSVLRALQEAPDSEEGVAHVLSAVVAWARSAGIDPEVALRSHTHQTLEQLPDEASHGQQ, from the coding sequence ATGCATGAATTGCTGAACGTCATGCGGCGCCTGCGTGCTCCCGACGGCTGTCCGTGGGACCGCGAACAGACCCACGAGTCGCTGCGTCCCTACCTGCTTGAAGAAGCGGCCGAGGCTGTAGATGCCATCAGCAGCGGCAAGCTCGAAGAATTGCCCGGCGAACTGGGCGACGTATTGCTTCAGGTCGCCTTTCACAGCGTCGTGGCGCAGGAAGCCGGCACCTTTACCTATGACGATGTCGAGTCCGCCATTGTGGCCAAGCTGATCCGGCGCCACCCGCATGTCTTCGGAGACACAGTGGTCAGCGGCAGTGATCAGGTGGTCAGCAACTGGCAGGCCATCAAGGCCGCCGAGCAGGAGGGCAAGCCCCGGCGTGCGGCTGAGCGGGTCCCTGCTGCGCTGGGCGCCCTGGCCCGGGAGGCCCAGGCTCAGAAGCTGGCAAGGGTGCAGGGTGACCGCCAGAGTGTGCTGCGAGCTCTTCAGGAAGCCCCGGATTCCGAAGAAGGGGTCGCTCACGTGCTGTCGGCTGTGGTCGCCTGGGCCCGTTCTGCCGGGATAGATCCGGAAGTGGCACTGCGCTCCCACACCCATCAGACTCTCGAACAGTTGCCGGATGAGGCCTCACATGGCCAGCAGTGA
- a CDS encoding DUF4384 domain-containing protein, translated as MKKFLMIPAAMLLSTAAAAPKISAQSIIVNPSQPDLSVSVRVDKDTTGSQNPAYRIGEKITISTSVNRDAYVYLFNVNPDGSVDQILPNRLSETNFVKAGTTKVFPAPDDNFNFTIAGPIGQNKVLALASTSELDLNQISSFKSTQDQFATVNAKTQAGLAQALSIVVNPLPQKSWVSDTAFYTVADRTPVATGSLFVGTNVNNATVILNGQRLGGANVTYSNLRAGTYPVRVQASGYRDFTTTLTIRGGTTTNLNVEFAQAAPAPAPVATQYTLSIRSPVNGARVFVDGEQVGVIRNGGLNIRVSRGAHEVVVMAPGYRTFSSTYDVTRNAQITITPTR; from the coding sequence ATGAAGAAATTTCTGATGATTCCGGCAGCCATGCTGCTGAGTACCGCTGCGGCTGCCCCTAAGATCAGCGCCCAGAGCATTATCGTCAACCCCAGCCAGCCTGACCTGAGTGTCAGCGTACGGGTCGACAAGGACACCACCGGAAGCCAGAACCCCGCTTACCGCATTGGCGAGAAAATCACCATCAGCACTTCCGTTAACCGTGACGCCTATGTGTACCTGTTTAACGTCAACCCTGACGGTAGCGTGGACCAGATCCTGCCCAACCGCCTGAGCGAAACCAACTTCGTGAAAGCCGGAACGACGAAGGTGTTCCCGGCTCCCGATGACAACTTCAACTTCACGATTGCTGGACCCATCGGGCAGAACAAGGTACTGGCGCTGGCCAGCACCAGCGAGCTTGACCTGAACCAGATCAGCAGCTTCAAGAGCACCCAGGATCAGTTCGCCACCGTGAACGCCAAGACGCAGGCTGGCCTGGCTCAGGCGCTGAGTATCGTGGTCAACCCCCTGCCCCAGAAGAGCTGGGTCAGCGACACCGCGTTCTATACGGTCGCAGACCGTACGCCGGTGGCCACGGGCAGTCTGTTTGTCGGTACCAACGTGAACAATGCCACCGTTATTCTCAACGGTCAGCGCCTCGGCGGCGCCAACGTCACGTACAGCAACCTGCGTGCTGGCACCTACCCTGTTCGGGTCCAGGCCAGTGGTTACCGTGACTTCACCACCACGCTGACGATCCGTGGCGGTACCACCACCAACCTGAACGTCGAGTTTGCCCAGGCGGCTCCGGCCCCCGCTCCCGTGGCCACCCAGTACACCCTGAGCATTCGCAGCCCCGTGAACGGCGCACGTGTGTTTGTTGACGGTGAGCAGGTTGGGGTTATCCGAAACGGTGGGCTGAACATCCGTGTGAGTCGCGGCGCCCATGAAGTCGTGGTCATGGCTCCCGGGTACCGTACCTTCTCCAGCACCTATGACGTGACCCGCAACGCTCAGATCACCATCACCCCGACCCGCTGA
- a CDS encoding GerMN domain-containing protein, whose translation MKRLFSLFNVVTLVLLGASVLALQAVQRTPDTPEAPKLELAQRTAVKVKVYFTDPQVQALKTETRTVQVTQQDAGTLAQAALNVWAGGPNDRDLLGLVPKGTAAPKVYLRSGHYYVDMPASYGKLRYGTSGERMLLCSMTRTLLDLKGQDVTFLLDGKNIETLGHLDLREAFTGRDCADQ comes from the coding sequence GTGAAACGCCTGTTTTCTTTATTTAACGTGGTAACGCTGGTTCTGCTGGGCGCTTCGGTTCTGGCGCTGCAGGCAGTGCAGCGGACTCCCGATACTCCTGAGGCCCCCAAGCTCGAACTTGCCCAGCGCACCGCTGTAAAAGTCAAGGTGTACTTCACCGACCCACAGGTTCAGGCCCTGAAGACCGAAACCCGCACGGTGCAGGTCACCCAGCAGGACGCCGGAACGCTGGCGCAGGCGGCACTGAATGTCTGGGCCGGTGGGCCAAACGACCGTGACCTCCTGGGACTGGTCCCAAAGGGAACAGCAGCGCCGAAGGTTTACCTGCGCAGTGGTCACTATTACGTGGACATGCCGGCTTCTTACGGCAAGCTGCGGTATGGCACCAGCGGCGAGCGCATGCTGCTGTGCAGCATGACCCGCACCCTGCTTGACCTTAAGGGGCAGGACGTCACCTTCCTGCTCGACGGCAAGAACATCGAGACTCTGGGCCACCTGGACCTGCGCGAGGCCTTTACCGGGCGCGACTGCGCGGACCAGTGA